The region TAAAAAAACAAGTTTATTTGAAAAAACTCAAGCCTCTTAACATGAATTCTGATCAACATTACTACAACTTGAGAGCCATTAACCTGCTCCACGTACGTTGAGATATTTTCCaacactaaaaaataaaaaataaatacgTACAAATTCTTTCCTCCCCCTTACGTGTCCTAGATGTGAGAGGTTCAGCATCCACCACCTTAAGATCTCAGTTGAACAGAAGCAAGTAAAAGAGGTTTCTCTAACAGATAAaagagcaaaagcagaaaaagtctCAGGGATGTACCATCTCCACTCACCTCACCACTCTGCCCAAGGTCAGGCACCCAAAACAACCTGGCTGGATGGGATGCTCTGGTGGAAGCCCACCCCATGGGCAGGATGGGCCAGCACAGCCAACAGCAGCGTGAATGCCAGCAGCACAACCTGAGCCCATTTCACATCACCTGGCACTGGGCTGAGAAGAGGCACTATTGAGGCAGAGTGGGGAGGCAGGGGGGACTCCAACAGTCCCCAAGGAAGGCTTGGGCAAGCagggctgccacagccctggagTGGGTGACACTGCCCAACAAGAACCCCAGCCATCTTTCTTCAACCTGAATATCCCATGAGAGAACAGCTACAAAAACAGGGATTTTAAAGAACTACAGTAGCtaaagtgtttttaaaacatACCTAAAGACCACCTAAAGAGCCGGGAGGCACTGGGCATGAGGGTTAAGGAGCACCTTGCCCCATGCCTGCATCTCCCCTGCAGAGGACCTGCAGTAAGAAGCGTATGAAGCAGTATTCATCCAGGGCTGGCCCTGAAGCCCATTGCGCTTCAACAAATCCAGTATCCCGCTTTTTATGGCTTTTTAACAAGAAAActccccaaaacacacacacatccccccACCCCCCAACCCAAGCAGAATACAGGGCTAAAGCACAGTTTAGAGTTAAGGCTCATTCAGATTCAGCTAGATATGGAGACTGTAAGGCACATATTAGTACATTCATGTTACTGTTAAAAAGCCAGACTATAAAAGCCCCCTGCCCCTGGACACACGAGGATACTGCATGTGTAGTCCTGTTACCTTTAACACAGATGGAAAGACAATTCAGAGCCTGTTTAAAAATGAACACCTGGTTTAAACACTTCTTACAGCCCCCCAGCGCCAGtggagctctgccctggctgccacaccaaggcagcagcacttcccCGACACTCTGGGATTAAGACTGGTCCCTCACATGCGGCTCTCCTCCTCTTTGACACCACCCTCCACACTCTTCTGAGGTGAGGGGGCTacatcatttttttcctctttcttcttcccagcCTCATCAATGTTGGTCTcatcctccttcctttccttcttcgCTTTCTCCTCCTTGGCCACCAGGCGATAGTTGATGCCCATCCCGATGAAGAGGTAGATCCCGGCGATGATCAGGACAACCCCACAGGCCCAGTATGTGTACTTGTAGTCACCATACATGTCATTGAGTTTCCCTAAAAGACAAGAGTACACAGTTCAGCAAGAAGCCCCCAAAGCAGCTCCAGGTCATGGAGATATTCCCAAGAGCAgcccaagcccatcaccctcACATTCAGACAAGGACCTGTCCCACATTCCTTTACTCCCCTGCTCCCCTACCCCGTGCCACAGGTTCAGATCCCACTCCTTGGCCATTCTTCAGTGGTCTACAGACTACTGCCCCAGTGCCATGGGCTGCCCATGGCTCAAGGGAACCCACCACCACTAAGCAGGACAGGACAGCCAGAGTCAAAGAACCATAGAATCATAAAGGTTGAGAAAGACTTTTAGATCAAAGTTCAATCACCAACCCAGCACCATCCCATTAAACCCATGCCCTCAAGTGAGTTCTCCAGGCACAGCACATCCTACCTAGCAAAGGGGGTCCCAGAAGAACAGGGCAGCACTCCACGATGGTCACCAAGCCAACAGCACTAGAGAACCGCTGAGCTCCCACCAGGTCCATCAGGGTCTCAAAGAGAACTGAGCTCAGCCAGCCAAAGGCATAGCCAAAGAAGCCAGCATAAATGCAGAAGCCAGCATAGCTGGTGGACAAGGGGAGCAAGAGGTGGCAAACACCATTGTAAATAACAGAAATGGCAAAGAAATATTGGATGCGGGGTCTGACCCACTTGGTGTTTGCCACCAGTCCCATGGAAGGTCTGGCAAACATGTCCACAAAGGCCAGTATGGAGAGCAGGAAGGCTGCCGAGTCACTAGGAATCTTCTTGCTCTTTGCATAATTGCTGAGGAAGACCAAGGGAGCAAACAACCCGAAGAACATTATTACATTGCCTGACAGATAGAGCAGGAAGCCCCTGTGTTTGAATAGAGTCAGGTCCAAGAATTTGTTGATTGTCTGGAAGACTGAGCCCTTCTCTTTCTTGGCCTTTCCATCAATGAGGTCCGTGCTGGTGTCACCATCATCCTTTTTCCCCGCtttcccagcctcctgctgtgCTTCCTTATTGGTCTCTTTCTTCTGAACTGGCTTGGGACCTATGGGCCGCATCAGGGATCCAGCCACGCAGCAGTTCAGCAGGAGGCCACCCAGGATGAGGAAGCTGCCACGCCAGCCAAATATGCCAAAGAAGAACTGGTTGAGGGGTGCCAGGGTAGAGAGGAAGACAGGGCTGCCTGCCATTGCCAGCCCGTTGGCCAGTGGACGCCTCTTAAAGAAGTACTTGCCAATCATGGTTAAGGCAGGGTTCAGGTTGAAGGCAAGTCCAAGACCTGCAGGAGAGAGATAAGGGGCTCAAGTCTGGGatgcctccagcagcactggcagaagGGCTAGTAGGACAAGTGGGGTTTTACTTCTGGGGAGTTCACAGCTCCATTTCCAACTTAGAATGatggaatcatttaggttaGAAAAGTCCTCTAAGAAAATGGAGTCCAACAAactcctcagcactgccaggtcccCACTAACCCATGCCCCAAGCGTGACATCCACATgctttttgaacacttccagggatggtgattccaccagTGCCCCAGACAGTCCATTCCAACAACTGACTCATCCACTTCCCAGCTGGCATAAGCAGGAgtcagcccctgctgccagctaAAGAGGCACCCAGGCAGTGACAAGAACCAGAACTCATGCAAATTCAGACATCAACTAATAATTACTGGGTAGAAGTTGCTCCTTTCACTGCCCCACTAGGGCAGAGCTATCACTTACCCCCTATGACCCCTATACAGAAGTAGAGCTCCTCCACCGTGTTGCAGAAGGAGGCTGCGATCAGCCCACAGCCGGAGAGGCAGCCGCCTACCAATATGATGGGCCGGCTGCCGTACTTGTTCACCAGGATGCTGCTGATGGGACCTGGGCAAACAAAGGAGATGCACCAGAGAGGAGTTATCTTTGCATGAGAGACCAAATACACACACAAGCACACCGCATCTTTACTGCCAGATGATTCCAGCTTTTACACAGCATTGTTTCTCCCAGGGAGGGAACTGGGGTAAGAGGAAAGGACAGAAGGttcagaggcagctggagacaagagaatcacaaaatggtttgggttggaagggaccttaaagatcatcttgttccagctccttgccatgggcagggacatttcctACTAGAACAGGTTGCTGCAATCCAACCCACTC is a window of Melospiza georgiana isolate bMelGeo1 chromosome 23, bMelGeo1.pri, whole genome shotgun sequence DNA encoding:
- the SLC16A1 gene encoding monocarboxylate transporter 1 — encoded protein: MPPPIGGPVGYTPPEGGWGWAVVVGAFISIGFSYAFPKSITVFFKEIEVIFNASSSKVSWISSIMLAVMYAGGPISSILVNKYGSRPIILVGGCLSGCGLIAASFCNTVEELYFCIGVIGGLGLAFNLNPALTMIGKYFFKRRPLANGLAMAGSPVFLSTLAPLNQFFFGIFGWRGSFLILGGLLLNCCVAGSLMRPIGPKPVQKKETNKEAQQEAGKAGKKDDGDTSTDLIDGKAKKEKGSVFQTINKFLDLTLFKHRGFLLYLSGNVIMFFGLFAPLVFLSNYAKSKKIPSDSAAFLLSILAFVDMFARPSMGLVANTKWVRPRIQYFFAISVIYNGVCHLLLPLSTSYAGFCIYAGFFGYAFGWLSSVLFETLMDLVGAQRFSSAVGLVTIVECCPVLLGPPLLGKLNDMYGDYKYTYWACGVVLIIAGIYLFIGMGINYRLVAKEEKAKKERKEDETNIDEAGKKKEEKNDVAPSPQKSVEGGVKEEESRM